One window of the Deinococcus betulae genome contains the following:
- a CDS encoding DUF11 domain-containing protein → MPLHSLTRALKGGLALALLGSFAAHAQVTATTNTTPTPGTCTVNAPFVQSFNASGALAEVQNHAYRTDAGTVTNTDGTYTLWRDIDHTGNGGYGLYMNIKAFGSNSGGNLGTPGLIYEQKINVPAGSTLTYQNWVRSHSNSDTQLRYVFRDGSGNVLQQVNGAVATTSYILQTVPGFTSPGSQVTLQIYTLKDGTREDRNALKLDDLKLTCTVPAKPTLTITKSGNGPWTASQSGATYSLTVKNTGNAATTGTVTVKDLLPTGITATSGSFTTGGWTCSVSGQTVTCTGTPGLAAGASSTLTFGVNVAQSAAGSVTNRASVGGGGDPDPQPDPATCTATAGQCATYTTTVTVPTPAPVTGVCTVNSPFAQTFNTSGPLGEVQNHAYRADAGTVTNTDGTYTLWRDIDHTGNGGHAVYMNIKSFEGKNGGTLTTPGLLYEQKINVPAGAELSYQNWVRSHSNTATQLRYVFRDSGGALLRQADGSPVTTDYTLQTVPTFTSPGTQVSLQIYTLKDGTAADTNVLKLDDLKLTCPVPVKPELTITKSNNGPWTAGQSGAVYTLTVKNTSTVPTAGTLTVRDLLPAGVSAPASFTANGWACATSGQTVTCTSSAVLAAGASVTIPVAVTLDGGLSGTIINKASVGGGGDPDPIPDPGTCTTTAGQCATSTTTVTPPTAQPTCQQVYALTNAAGSSNGTEIRVLDVTTNAVGALVTALPDGGTSATLGISTDARRLFTATDDGRLRIYDSLTKAWFSGGVFSDISGRLVRMAVTSTGIGYAMDSGANFWRFETASPYAVTKLGTVTSASSGAPSFYDNGDFFADNAGKLYMVSAVTGASSIDLWLITPASVRAEYLGRLSNPAEGSQYAGIAASPSGIYARDNLGRLVKIDLVGVTYTPVGTSAPGSTDLASCFFPSYAPRLEVVKSVRKVAGTTGDKVQPGDTLEYTIVTRNSGNLPAGGVTFTDALPAGTTYVAGSARVNGFASTVTGGTPTPLTGAAYPFAQPVGICSQAAAVCTTQILKIDTTPNALDNEAVVTFRVTVNTPFTLNPAEVRNVALVRYTDGPQTGVPSNEVVTPVFQSKLTVSKTVQNITRGGPVGTTSSGTPGDVLEYCIVTKNEGGLNASNIVFSDTVPANTTFRVNGFAPGQDIKVTTPAGTVYYTAAADGDAGVLSGGKVSVQGGSFVLLPGQSVTFCFRAAIQ, encoded by the coding sequence ATGCCCCTGCATAGTCTGACGCGCGCCCTGAAGGGCGGCCTGGCCCTGGCTCTGCTCGGCAGCTTCGCCGCGCACGCCCAGGTCACGGCCACGACCAACACCACGCCCACCCCCGGCACCTGCACGGTGAACGCCCCCTTCGTCCAGAGCTTCAATGCCAGCGGCGCCCTGGCCGAGGTGCAGAACCACGCCTACCGCACGGACGCGGGCACGGTGACGAACACCGACGGCACCTACACCCTGTGGCGCGACATTGACCACACCGGCAACGGCGGTTACGGGCTGTACATGAACATCAAGGCCTTCGGCAGCAACAGTGGCGGTAATCTGGGCACGCCAGGCCTGATCTACGAGCAGAAAATCAACGTGCCTGCCGGTTCTACCTTGACGTACCAGAACTGGGTGCGCAGCCACTCGAACAGCGACACCCAACTGCGCTACGTCTTCCGCGACGGCAGTGGCAACGTGCTGCAACAGGTGAACGGCGCCGTGGCCACCACGAGCTACATCCTGCAAACGGTGCCGGGTTTCACCAGCCCCGGCTCACAGGTCACCCTTCAGATTTACACCCTGAAAGACGGCACCCGTGAGGACCGCAACGCCCTGAAACTGGACGACCTGAAGCTGACCTGCACGGTGCCGGCCAAGCCCACCCTGACCATCACCAAGAGTGGCAACGGGCCCTGGACGGCGAGTCAGAGCGGCGCGACCTACTCCCTGACGGTCAAGAACACCGGCAACGCGGCCACCACGGGCACCGTGACCGTCAAGGACTTACTGCCCACCGGGATCACGGCCACCAGCGGCAGCTTTACCACGGGCGGCTGGACCTGCTCGGTCAGCGGGCAGACCGTGACCTGCACAGGCACACCAGGGCTGGCCGCTGGCGCCAGCAGCACCCTGACCTTTGGAGTGAACGTGGCCCAGAGTGCGGCGGGCAGCGTGACCAACCGCGCCAGTGTGGGCGGCGGCGGCGACCCCGACCCACAGCCCGACCCAGCCACCTGCACGGCGACGGCCGGCCAGTGCGCCACCTATACGACCACGGTGACGGTGCCCACACCCGCGCCGGTCACGGGCGTTTGCACGGTCAACTCGCCCTTTGCCCAGACCTTCAACACCAGCGGCCCGCTGGGCGAGGTGCAGAACCATGCCTACCGCGCGGACGCGGGCACGGTGACGAATACCGACGGCACCTACACCCTGTGGCGCGATATTGACCACACGGGCAACGGCGGCCACGCCGTGTACATGAACATCAAGAGCTTTGAAGGCAAGAACGGCGGCACCCTGACCACGCCGGGCCTGCTGTACGAGCAGAAAATCAACGTGCCGGCAGGCGCCGAGCTGAGTTACCAGAACTGGGTGCGCAGCCACTCGAACACGGCCACGCAGCTGCGCTACGTCTTCCGTGACAGCGGCGGCGCGCTGCTGCGCCAGGCGGACGGCTCGCCCGTCACCACCGACTACACCCTTCAGACCGTGCCGACCTTTACCAGCCCCGGCACGCAGGTCAGCCTCCAGATTTACACCCTGAAAGACGGCACGGCGGCCGACACCAACGTGCTGAAGCTGGACGACCTGAAACTGACATGCCCGGTGCCCGTCAAGCCTGAGCTGACCATCACCAAGAGCAACAACGGCCCCTGGACCGCCGGCCAGAGCGGCGCCGTCTACACCCTGACGGTCAAGAACACCAGCACGGTGCCCACGGCCGGCACCCTCACCGTCAGGGACCTGCTGCCGGCGGGCGTCAGCGCCCCGGCCAGCTTCACGGCGAATGGCTGGGCCTGCGCGACCAGTGGCCAGACCGTGACCTGCACGAGCAGCGCTGTCCTGGCAGCGGGCGCCAGCGTCACCATCCCAGTTGCTGTGACGCTGGACGGCGGCCTGTCCGGCACCATCATCAACAAGGCCAGCGTGGGCGGCGGCGGCGACCCCGATCCCATCCCGGACCCCGGCACCTGCACCACGACCGCTGGCCAGTGCGCCACCTCCACCACGACTGTCACGCCCCCCACCGCGCAGCCCACCTGCCAGCAGGTGTATGCCCTGACCAACGCGGCGGGCAGCTCGAACGGCACCGAGATCCGCGTGCTGGACGTGACCACGAACGCCGTGGGCGCGCTGGTGACTGCGCTGCCCGACGGCGGTACCTCGGCCACGCTGGGTATCTCGACCGACGCCCGGCGCCTGTTCACCGCCACCGATGACGGCCGCCTGCGTATTTACGACTCGCTGACGAAAGCCTGGTTTAGCGGCGGCGTGTTCAGCGACATCAGTGGCCGCCTGGTGCGCATGGCCGTGACCAGCACCGGCATCGGCTACGCCATGGACTCGGGCGCGAACTTCTGGCGCTTCGAGACCGCCAGCCCCTACGCCGTCACCAAGCTGGGCACCGTGACCTCGGCCAGCAGCGGGGCCCCCAGCTTCTATGACAACGGCGACTTCTTCGCCGACAACGCGGGCAAACTGTACATGGTCAGTGCCGTCACGGGCGCGAGCAGCATTGACCTGTGGCTGATTACCCCCGCCAGCGTGCGCGCCGAGTACCTGGGCCGCCTGAGCAATCCCGCCGAAGGCTCGCAGTACGCCGGCATTGCCGCCAGCCCCAGCGGCATCTACGCCCGCGACAACCTGGGCCGCCTGGTGAAGATTGACCTGGTCGGCGTGACCTACACCCCTGTGGGCACCTCGGCCCCTGGCTCGACCGACCTGGCCAGCTGCTTTTTCCCCTCCTACGCCCCCAGGCTGGAAGTCGTGAAGAGTGTGCGCAAGGTGGCGGGCACGACGGGCGACAAGGTGCAGCCCGGCGACACCCTGGAATACACCATCGTGACGCGCAACAGCGGCAACCTGCCCGCCGGCGGCGTGACCTTTACAGACGCCCTGCCGGCCGGCACCACCTACGTGGCCGGCAGCGCCCGCGTGAACGGCTTTGCCAGCACGGTGACGGGCGGCACCCCCACGCCGCTGACTGGCGCCGCTTACCCCTTCGCCCAGCCCGTTGGTATTTGCAGCCAGGCCGCAGCCGTCTGCACTACCCAGATTCTGAAGATTGACACCACCCCGAACGCGCTGGACAACGAAGCGGTGGTAACCTTCCGCGTGACGGTGAATACCCCCTTCACCTTGAACCCCGCCGAAGTGCGCAATGTGGCGCTGGTGCGCTACACCGACGGGCCTCAGACCGGTGTGCCTTCCAATGAGGTCGTCACACCCGTGTTCCAGAGCAAGCTGACCGTCAGCAAGACCGTGCAGAACATCACGCGCGGCGGCCCGGTGGGCACGACCAGCAGCGGCACCCCCGGCGACGTGCTGGAATACTGCATCGTCACGAAAAACGAGGGTGGCCTGAACGCCAGCAACATCGTCTTTAGCGACACCGTGCCTGCCAACACGACCTTCCGCGTGAACGGCTTTGCGCCGGGGCAGGACATCAAGGTGACCACCCCGGCCGGTACCGTGTACTACACCGCCGCCGCCGACGGGGACGCCGGTGTGCTGAGCGGCGGCAAGGTGAGCGTGCAGGGTGGCAGCTTCGTGCTCCTCCCCGGCCAGAGCGTCACCTTCTGCTTCCGGGCGGCTATTCAGTAA
- a CDS encoding DUF11 domain-containing protein produces MKRALTTLTAALLGTAAAQEIATSLPLTSVGNKLMWTVGDQDLRLIVGLSSRVQLDVYGAQFDPADYRSPDQYGDENYSAATPKEPVSSTFTLVNAAGEVVKQQDFGVGAQDWQTFLNSDLPAGTYTLKVRTEGNGKNTFAFRLNSVSAAVEADHLNVTIRSNDWVPALNVYNPGGPMGIRMYDGDGPTEMEAELRDAQGNAYPVKVSGELQWDDVAVPEAAGNYTLYLRQPADTYQYSNSVGFELTTGPIKIVTADTTGRLEIRAELVLPDEVLPTQATVTVGEQAYNVNGSAGPFTLPAKEYPVSAEPITGADVTVDAPSATVVKGQTARVAVQVRPSVDLTFTANKPEVCVGDVVTFTARAETAFERQTLPANLRVALPAGFTASGETTATARVDAANPGVLTFEARADAPGGGEARATLAPWNKTQAVGVRVLPTATQIELRRAELPTTLAGETVTVTLTVRNTSSAPAPYTLTDEPGATLEALDPATFSGELAPGETKTLTYRARVKGDGGQEGQLRATLSSNCDSQQVVGGVLTVQTPTPPAPTPVVSQTRQSTVRIPYDVPGTGGATQVIVAHQPPQGSTYVPGSSQLSGRPLADPQVGPGGKFYWTTPGAPRGVLTYTVTHEGSLPALESPTLVGKYAGNTLRVLVGEGRLDDLGALSPVAAAQPQAAENDGALKLPLDGAVFRERDRITVTLESPADSTDLPLVNGVAVDPATLGRKSVDPANGTQRQEFYGIALRSGENVITYGDQTVRVFLAGAPVNADLKAEQLVADGVTPIRVAIRLTDAGGLTTASSNVTVQASLEPAQSDAQPAVASYQVKLVDGEGVLELDPMAVPGRFDLSVRLGDRTISKAFEALPSTTRVGIGMVSAGVLLQGGGAVSAEARGAAYLETPIGEGKLYVAASGAVVADRTAAGQTTVRQDTAQGLPTTANPLERYPNYGDSSTETLPLQGVDPVAARYEHPGFSVSYRQAPLPVDVFNVGITPTALSGFTRSNPQVSGFVAALPGDLVRRTIAANGLRVLPLGQSNLQRDSETVELVSLNPDTGAEELVQTLTRLTDYTLDAAAGVLYFQRPLNLVDEDGRELRVRVSYRLNNPLGARQLAWGVQVGSRLGENARIGAAAVNIGGVTSIGVRARYAADGARADLLAAYSAGGVLVNGSADLTGERFTVNASAHYQDSAYAGLNAAAPGLGLSAGATYAISERFGVSARATYTRTPAGTGTPEVSGGTAEVRGLYSFSPFTLGAGVRAGYGSQQGVAGLLSAGYDNGRLKVSAEHAQPFSGDLDPTTALKASVPVGENVVLTARDDINWDEGHRASLGLQASLGLTNVAVTYDLPGADGWGNRARFGADAKLPINDTTAVEVGGSYILDLDGDATNEGGWNAGVALRYAGDRASASLSADAANTGGAFSVALKAGGSYSLNEQLTLAADATQIFGAGSGSHYAASAALRAGPWQGLAYLRYKDGALAGGTPEVIGEVNAEYHTPQFAVRGGVAGRTLLAQAGGTTYQGSLSGTYYVTDRLGLGLAARGLVQPATGSTLSSLGLEASYRALPGTWVTLGYNPVGFSGIGTNIYTRQGLYLRLDLMLDDNQPNGVTLAPGEAAPTTEEGR; encoded by the coding sequence GTGAAACGCGCCCTCACCACCCTGACGGCGGCCCTCCTTGGGACGGCCGCAGCGCAGGAAATCGCCACCTCCCTGCCCCTGACCTCCGTCGGCAACAAGCTGATGTGGACAGTGGGCGACCAGGACCTGCGCCTGATCGTGGGCCTCAGCTCGCGCGTGCAGCTGGACGTGTACGGCGCCCAGTTTGACCCCGCCGACTACCGCAGCCCCGACCAGTACGGCGACGAGAACTACTCGGCCGCCACCCCCAAAGAGCCGGTCAGCAGCACCTTTACCCTGGTCAATGCCGCCGGCGAAGTCGTCAAGCAGCAGGACTTCGGCGTGGGCGCCCAGGACTGGCAGACCTTCCTGAACAGCGACCTGCCCGCCGGCACCTACACCCTGAAGGTCCGCACCGAGGGCAACGGCAAGAACACCTTCGCCTTCCGCCTGAACTCGGTGAGTGCGGCGGTCGAAGCCGACCACCTGAACGTCACCATCCGCAGTAACGACTGGGTGCCGGCGCTGAACGTCTACAACCCCGGCGGCCCCATGGGCATCCGCATGTATGACGGCGACGGCCCCACCGAGATGGAAGCCGAGCTGCGCGACGCGCAGGGCAACGCCTACCCCGTCAAGGTCAGCGGCGAGTTGCAGTGGGACGACGTGGCGGTGCCCGAAGCCGCTGGCAACTACACCCTGTACCTGCGCCAGCCGGCCGACACCTATCAGTACAGCAACTCGGTGGGCTTTGAACTGACCACCGGCCCCATCAAGATCGTCACGGCCGACACCACGGGCCGCCTGGAAATCCGCGCCGAGTTGGTGCTGCCCGACGAGGTGCTGCCCACCCAGGCCACCGTGACGGTGGGCGAGCAGGCTTACAACGTGAACGGCTCGGCTGGCCCCTTTACCCTGCCCGCCAAGGAATACCCCGTCAGCGCCGAGCCGATTACCGGCGCCGACGTGACCGTGGACGCCCCCAGTGCCACGGTGGTCAAGGGCCAGACGGCGCGCGTGGCGGTGCAGGTGAGGCCCAGCGTGGACCTGACCTTTACGGCCAACAAGCCGGAAGTCTGCGTGGGCGACGTGGTGACCTTCACGGCCCGCGCCGAGACCGCTTTTGAGCGGCAGACCCTGCCCGCCAACCTGCGGGTGGCGCTGCCCGCCGGCTTTACCGCCAGCGGCGAGACCACCGCCACGGCCCGTGTGGACGCCGCCAACCCTGGCGTGCTGACCTTTGAAGCCAGGGCCGACGCCCCCGGCGGCGGCGAGGCCCGCGCGACCCTGGCGCCCTGGAACAAAACCCAGGCCGTCGGGGTGCGGGTGCTGCCCACCGCCACCCAGATCGAGTTGCGCCGCGCCGAGCTGCCCACCACCCTGGCGGGCGAGACCGTCACGGTCACCCTGACCGTCCGCAACACCTCCTCGGCCCCGGCCCCCTACACCCTGACCGACGAGCCCGGCGCCACCCTGGAGGCCCTGGACCCCGCCACCTTCAGCGGTGAACTGGCGCCCGGCGAGACCAAGACCCTGACCTACCGCGCCCGCGTGAAGGGCGACGGCGGCCAGGAAGGCCAGCTGCGCGCCACCCTGAGCAGCAACTGTGACAGCCAGCAGGTCGTGGGCGGCGTGCTGACGGTGCAGACCCCCACGCCCCCGGCGCCGACGCCGGTGGTCTCGCAGACCCGCCAGAGCACCGTGCGGATTCCCTACGACGTGCCGGGAACCGGCGGCGCCACCCAGGTCATCGTGGCGCACCAGCCGCCCCAGGGCAGCACCTACGTGCCGGGCAGCAGCCAGCTGAGCGGCCGGCCTCTGGCCGACCCCCAGGTGGGCCCCGGCGGCAAGTTTTACTGGACCACCCCCGGCGCGCCGCGCGGCGTCCTGACCTACACGGTCACCCACGAAGGCAGCCTGCCCGCCCTGGAGAGCCCCACCCTGGTGGGCAAGTACGCGGGCAACACGCTGCGGGTGCTGGTGGGCGAGGGCCGGTTGGACGACCTCGGCGCTCTGAGCCCAGTGGCGGCGGCCCAGCCGCAAGCTGCCGAGAATGACGGCGCCCTGAAGCTGCCGCTGGACGGCGCGGTGTTCCGTGAACGCGACCGGATTACCGTCACGCTGGAAAGCCCCGCCGACAGCACCGACCTGCCGCTCGTGAACGGCGTGGCGGTGGACCCCGCCACCCTGGGCCGCAAGAGCGTGGACCCGGCAAACGGCACCCAGCGCCAGGAGTTCTACGGCATCGCGCTGCGCAGCGGCGAGAACGTCATTACCTACGGCGACCAGACGGTGCGCGTCTTTCTGGCGGGTGCGCCCGTCAATGCCGACCTGAAGGCCGAGCAACTGGTGGCCGACGGCGTGACGCCCATTCGGGTGGCCATTCGCCTGACCGACGCGGGCGGCCTGACCACCGCCAGCAGCAACGTCACCGTGCAGGCCAGCCTGGAACCCGCCCAGAGCGACGCCCAGCCTGCCGTGGCCAGCTATCAGGTGAAACTGGTGGACGGCGAGGGCGTGCTGGAACTGGACCCGATGGCGGTGCCCGGCCGCTTTGACCTGAGCGTGCGCCTGGGCGACCGCACCATCAGCAAGGCCTTTGAGGCGCTGCCCAGCACCACCCGCGTGGGCATCGGCATGGTGAGTGCCGGCGTGCTGCTGCAGGGCGGCGGCGCGGTGAGCGCCGAGGCGCGCGGCGCAGCCTACCTGGAAACCCCGATTGGCGAGGGCAAGCTGTACGTCGCGGCCAGCGGCGCCGTGGTGGCTGACCGCACCGCCGCCGGCCAGACCACCGTGCGCCAGGACACGGCGCAGGGGCTGCCCACCACTGCCAACCCCCTGGAGCGCTACCCCAACTACGGCGACAGCAGCACCGAAACCCTGCCGCTGCAAGGCGTGGACCCGGTGGCGGCGCGCTACGAGCACCCCGGCTTCAGCGTGTCGTACCGCCAGGCGCCCCTCCCGGTGGACGTGTTCAATGTCGGCATTACCCCCACGGCCCTGAGCGGCTTTACCCGCAGCAACCCGCAGGTGTCGGGCTTTGTGGCGGCGCTGCCCGGCGACCTTGTGCGGCGCACCATCGCCGCCAACGGCCTGCGGGTGCTGCCGCTGGGCCAGAGCAACTTGCAGCGCGACAGCGAAACCGTCGAGCTGGTCAGCCTCAACCCCGACACGGGGGCCGAGGAACTGGTGCAGACCCTGACCCGCCTGACGGACTACACCCTGGACGCGGCGGCGGGTGTGCTGTACTTCCAGCGGCCCCTGAATCTGGTGGACGAGGACGGCCGCGAACTGCGCGTGCGCGTGTCGTACCGTCTGAACAATCCTCTGGGCGCCCGGCAACTGGCCTGGGGCGTGCAGGTAGGCAGCCGCCTGGGCGAGAACGCCCGCATTGGCGCGGCGGCCGTCAACATCGGCGGCGTGACCAGCATCGGCGTGCGCGCCCGCTACGCGGCGGACGGCGCGCGGGCTGACCTGCTGGCGGCTTACTCGGCGGGCGGCGTGCTGGTCAACGGCAGCGCCGACCTGACCGGCGAGCGGTTTACGGTCAACGCTTCGGCGCACTACCAGGACAGTGCGTATGCGGGCCTGAACGCGGCGGCCCCTGGCCTGGGCCTGAGCGCCGGCGCCACCTACGCCATCAGTGAACGCTTTGGGGTCAGTGCCCGCGCGACCTACACCCGCACCCCGGCGGGCACCGGAACGCCGGAAGTCAGCGGCGGCACGGCCGAGGTGCGCGGCCTGTACTCGTTCTCGCCCTTTACCCTGGGGGCCGGCGTGCGCGCCGGGTACGGCAGCCAGCAGGGTGTGGCTGGCCTCCTGAGTGCCGGGTACGACAACGGCCGCCTCAAGGTCTCGGCCGAACACGCCCAGCCGTTTAGCGGCGACTTGGACCCCACCACCGCCCTGAAGGCCAGCGTGCCGGTGGGCGAGAACGTGGTGCTCACCGCCCGCGACGACATCAACTGGGACGAGGGCCACCGCGCCAGCCTGGGGCTCCAGGCCAGCCTGGGTCTGACGAACGTGGCGGTCACCTACGACCTGCCCGGCGCCGACGGCTGGGGCAACCGCGCCCGCTTTGGCGCCGACGCCAAACTCCCCATCAACGACACCACGGCTGTGGAGGTGGGCGGCAGCTACATTCTGGATCTGGACGGCGACGCCACCAACGAGGGCGGCTGGAACGCGGGCGTGGCCCTGCGCTACGCCGGCGACCGCGCCAGCGCGAGCCTCTCGGCGGACGCGGCCAACACGGGCGGGGCGTTCAGCGTGGCCCTCAAGGCGGGCGGCAGTTACAGCCTGAATGAGCAGCTGACCCTGGCGGCCGACGCCACCCAGATTTTTGGAGCGGGGTCAGGCAGCCACTACGCCGCCTCGGCCGCGCTGCGCGCCGGCCCCTGGCAGGGCCTGGCCTACCTGCGCTACAAGGACGGCGCCCTGGCCGGCGGCACCCCCGAGGTCATTGGCGAAGTCAACGCCGAGTACCACACGCCGCAGTTCGCGGTGCGCGGCGGCGTGGCCGGGCGCACTCTGCTGGCCCAGGCCGGCGGCACGACTTATCAGGGCTCGCTGAGCGGCACCTATTACGTCACCGACCGCCTGGGCCTGGGCCTGGCGGCGCGCGGCTTGGTGCAGCCAGCCACCGGCTCGACCCTGAGCAGCCTGGGCCTGGAAGCCAGTTACCGCGCCCTGCCCGGCACCTGGGTCACCCTGGGCTACAACCCGGTGGGCTTTAGCGGCATCGGCACGAACATCTACACCCGTCAGGGCCTGTACCTGCGCCTGGACCTGATGCTGGACGACAACCAGCCTAATGGCGTGACCCTGGCCCCCGGCGAGGCCGCGCCCACCACCGAGGAGGGCCGCTGA